In a genomic window of Zootoca vivipara chromosome 5, rZooViv1.1, whole genome shotgun sequence:
- the LOC118096624 gene encoding L-threonine ammonia-lyase translates to MECASGGKVKPLENHSACCGCRDRFAKKLFAKKDECIVRKLDTSAHCELRCCTEGPVRNGLIGQRAPSINPERLKDFGEEDYLNGGVKTWEMKIISHNEELLRDPVVRPERSSVPAYNKFIRFEDISAAAFKIQCGVQKTPCTYSRLSKQYGLDIYLKKEFLQYTGSVKERGVLYLLMSLQQDQQRKGVIVASDTNFSMAVAYHASEHQIPVFVIMSTSTLPARVKMCREYGAMVISYGSTARDAQMHAKRLAQENGYLYLEEEDSSVYLSGLGTMGLEIYEQVPKLDAVIFPAGAHCGMLAGSAAALKHLNPHISVIGVESESFPVLQQSLKIGHPVEDQNHQFYRDVSGPCFGTNSLQLTGKFVDKVVTVREEDILIAMLRLLEYERATVDAEGSIGLAALVTGKLPELKGKRVAVAVCSGNLELSLMRQCIDRALTLDNRVCKFSILISDCPGDISKLLAILAREETRVLDIKQEHMYVASDLFTSEVMCIVETRDKIHTAQLRNALLDCYPMMRWMER, encoded by the exons atggagtgcgcctccggagGTAAAGTAAAACcattggagaatcacagtgcctgctgtggctgcagagaccg CTTTGCAAAGAAGCTATTTGCAAAAAA AGATGAATGTATAGTGAGAAAATTGGATACCTCTGCACACTGTGAACTTCGGTGCTGTACGGAGGGGCCAGTAAGAAATGGCCTCATTGGGCAGCGGGCCCCCTCCATCAATCCCGAGAGACTGAAAGATTTTGGTGAAGAGGATTACCTAAATGGGGGAGTGAAGACCTGGGAAATGAAGATAATCAGCCATAACGAGGAACTGCTAAGAGATCCAGTTGTTCGCCCAGAAAGAAGTAGTGTGCCAGCCTACAACAAGTTTATCCGATTTGAAGATATCAGTGCAGCAGCGTTCAAAATTCAGTGTGGGGTCCAGAAAACGCCCTGTACG TATTCCAGGCTTTCAAAGCAGTATGGACTGGACATATATCTAAAGAAAGAGTTCCTTCAGTACACAGGATCTGTGAAGGAGCGGGGTGTGCTTTACCTTCTGATGTCTTTGCAACAG GATCAGCAAAGGAAAGGTGTGATCGTTGCCTCGGACACTAACTTCTCCATGGCAGTAGCATATCATGCCTCAGAGCACCAAATCCCGGTGTTTGTCATCATGTCCACCAGCACCTTGCCAGCCAGAGTTAAAATGTGCCGTGAATACGGTGCCATGGTCATTTCCTATGGCTCTACAGCGAGAGATGCTCAGATGCATGCCAAGAGGCTGGCACAAGAAAACGGCTACTTGTATCTTGAAGA AGAAGACAGTTCTGTCTACCTATCAGGGCTGGGGACCATGGGACTGGAGATCTACGAACAGGTGCCAAAACTGGATGCAGTGATATTCCCGGCAGGAGCCCACTGTGGAATGCTAGCAGGCTCAGCTGCTGCACTGAAACACCTGAACCCAcatatttctgtgatt GGTGTAGAATCGGAGAGTTTCCCTGTGTTGCAGCAATCGTTAAAGATTGGTCACCCGGTAGAAGATCAAAACCATCAGTTTTACAGAG ATGTGAGCGGACCTTGTTTTGGCACCAACTCATTGCAGCTGACTGGGAAATTTGTTGATAAAGTTGTAACAGTGAG AGAAGAGGACATTCTGATTGCCATGCTGAGGTTGCTGGAATACGAACGCGCCACAGTCGATGCAGAAGGATCCATTGGCCTTGCAGCTCTGGTCACTGGGAAGTTGCCAGAGTTAAAGGGTAAAAG AGTGGCTGTTGCAGTGTGTAGTGGTAACCTGGAGCTCTCACTGATGAGGCAGTGCATAGATCGTGCCCTTACCCTGGACAACAGGGTCTGCAAATTCTCCATTCTGATCTCTGACTGTCCAGGCGATATTTCAAAGCTACTGGCGATCTTGGCTCGGGAGGAAACAAG AGTATTGGACATAAAACAAGAACACATGTACGTGGCGTCTGATCTGTTCACCAGCGAG